The Deinococcus carri genome has a window encoding:
- a CDS encoding DinB family protein — protein MSEEQQGWLEGILDILKEAVEGGTPGQSTAFLDGTKADGSGNHGLLATLDGLSAAQASRDVNGSTVAGHARHTAFHMEVIVRWERDGDRGPFDWKGSFLPAQVDEEEWAALRERVRRAYEDLLAFARTQADAPASGDAVGGLTGAVAHVAYHLGSIRQMVKALETQT, from the coding sequence ATGAGTGAAGAACAGCAAGGCTGGCTGGAAGGCATCCTCGACATCCTGAAAGAAGCCGTGGAGGGCGGCACCCCCGGTCAGAGCACTGCCTTTCTGGACGGGACGAAGGCCGACGGGAGCGGGAATCACGGCCTGCTCGCCACCCTGGACGGGCTGAGTGCCGCGCAGGCTAGCCGGGACGTGAACGGTTCGACCGTCGCCGGGCATGCGCGCCATACGGCCTTTCATATGGAGGTCATCGTGCGCTGGGAGCGCGATGGCGACCGGGGGCCGTTCGACTGGAAGGGCAGCTTTTTGCCCGCACAGGTGGACGAGGAGGAATGGGCGGCGCTGCGTGAGCGGGTCCGGCGGGCCTACGAGGACCTGCTGGCGTTTGCCCGGACCCAGGCCGACGCCCCGGCCAGCGGGGACGCGGTGGGTGGCCTGACGGGAGCCGTCGCGCACGTCGCCTACCACCTGGGCAGCATCCGGCAGATGGTGAAGGCGCTGGAGACGCAGACGTGA